Proteins encoded by one window of Kribbella italica:
- a CDS encoding L,D-transpeptidase family protein, whose amino-acid sequence MRARNWVRTASAVRHVLAGMVVAAAATGLVVYGLNGSGNEASAAPVAATDLKTVPFEVSGELPIYPKALWSNGASSAEVRKVEARLIQLKLLDKRWLDNSFGTMTRSAVKKFQSSKGIPELGYVDQNTWDQLKAATHEPTQKELFPPAPVVDGKKLDQRCATGTALCIDKSTRKLRYVVDGVVKLQFDVRFGAKKTATREGAFSVGWKSRNHVSKLYDSPMPYAMFFSGGQAVHYSSDFAARGYAGASHGCVNVRDLGKIKYLFDQVKVGDKVIVYRS is encoded by the coding sequence ATGCGCGCGCGGAACTGGGTACGGACGGCGTCGGCGGTCCGGCACGTGCTGGCCGGGATGGTCGTCGCCGCGGCGGCGACCGGGCTGGTGGTTTACGGACTGAACGGTTCCGGAAACGAGGCTTCGGCCGCTCCGGTGGCGGCCACGGATCTGAAGACCGTGCCGTTCGAGGTCAGCGGTGAGCTGCCGATCTACCCGAAGGCCCTGTGGAGCAACGGCGCGAGCAGCGCCGAGGTCCGCAAGGTCGAGGCGCGGCTGATCCAGCTCAAGCTGCTCGACAAGCGGTGGCTGGACAACTCCTTCGGCACGATGACCCGGTCCGCGGTGAAGAAGTTCCAGTCCTCCAAGGGGATTCCCGAGCTCGGCTACGTCGACCAGAACACCTGGGACCAGCTGAAGGCCGCGACCCACGAGCCGACCCAGAAGGAACTGTTCCCGCCCGCGCCCGTGGTCGACGGCAAGAAGCTCGACCAGCGCTGCGCGACCGGTACGGCGCTGTGCATCGACAAGTCCACCCGCAAGCTGCGCTACGTCGTCGACGGCGTCGTGAAGCTGCAGTTCGACGTCCGGTTCGGCGCGAAGAAGACCGCCACCCGCGAGGGTGCGTTCTCGGTCGGCTGGAAGAGCCGCAACCACGTCTCCAAGCTGTACGACTCCCCGATGCCGTACGCGATGTTCTTCAGCGGCGGCCAGGCCGTGCACTACTCGTCCGACTTCGCCGCCCGCGGCTACGCCGGCGCCTCGCACGGCTGCGTGAACGTGCGCGACCTGGGCAAGATCAAGTACCTGTTCGACCAGGTCAAGGTCGGCGACAAGGTGATCGTCTACCGCTCGTAG
- the typA gene encoding translational GTPase TypA: MPLRNDLRNVAIVAHVDHGKTTLVDAMLWQSGAFGAHQHVDERAMDSGDLEREKGITILAKNTAVRHKMASGEQMTLNIIDTPGHADFGGEVERGLSMVDAIVLLVDASEGPLPQTRFVLRKALARNMPVILVVNKVDRPDARIAEVVDETYELFLDLLDHDADQSALDFPVVYASARAGRASLNQPADGGLPDSEDLEPLFETILANVPAPEYTEGAPLQAHVTNLDASPFLGRLALVRVHEGTLKKGSQVAWCRHDGSIQKVKITELLITEALERVPGDSAGPGDIVAIAGIPEIMIGDTLTDPENPKPLPLITVDEPAISMTIGTNTSPLAGRVKGTKVTARLVKDRLDRELIGNVSLKVLPTERPDTWEVQGRGELALAILVEQMRREGYELTVGKPQVVTREINGKRHEPVERLTIDCPEEYLGTVTQLLAVRKGRMEQMTNHGTGWVRMEFLVPARGLIGFRTEFLTDTRGTGIAHHVFEGYEPWFGELRTRPSGSLVSDRTGVTTSYAMVNLQERGTMFCEPGTDVYEGMVIGENSRADDMDVNITREKKMTNVRSNADEFEKLVPARKLSLEQSLEFCREDECVEVTPDAIRIRKVALTQVERAKLGRKNKA; encoded by the coding sequence ATGCCCCTCCGTAATGACCTGCGCAACGTGGCCATCGTGGCCCACGTCGACCACGGGAAGACCACCCTCGTCGACGCGATGCTGTGGCAGTCCGGTGCCTTCGGAGCCCACCAGCACGTCGACGAGCGAGCGATGGACTCGGGCGACCTGGAGCGTGAGAAGGGCATCACGATCCTGGCCAAGAACACCGCCGTCCGGCACAAGATGGCCAGCGGCGAGCAGATGACGCTGAACATCATCGACACCCCCGGCCACGCCGACTTCGGTGGTGAGGTCGAGCGCGGCCTGTCGATGGTCGACGCGATCGTGCTGCTGGTGGACGCCTCCGAGGGCCCGCTGCCGCAGACCCGCTTCGTCCTGCGCAAGGCACTGGCACGCAACATGCCGGTGATCCTGGTGGTGAACAAGGTGGACCGGCCGGACGCCCGGATCGCCGAGGTCGTCGACGAGACCTACGAGCTGTTCCTGGACCTGCTCGACCACGACGCCGACCAGAGCGCGCTCGACTTCCCGGTGGTGTACGCCTCGGCCCGCGCCGGCCGCGCCTCGCTGAACCAGCCGGCCGACGGCGGCCTGCCGGATTCGGAGGACCTCGAGCCGCTGTTCGAGACGATCCTCGCGAACGTCCCCGCCCCGGAGTACACCGAGGGCGCGCCGCTGCAGGCGCACGTCACCAACCTGGACGCCTCGCCGTTCCTCGGCCGGCTCGCGCTGGTCCGGGTGCACGAGGGCACGCTGAAGAAGGGCTCCCAGGTCGCCTGGTGCCGCCACGACGGCTCGATCCAGAAGGTGAAGATCACCGAGCTGCTGATCACCGAGGCGCTCGAGCGCGTCCCCGGCGACTCGGCCGGACCGGGCGACATCGTCGCGATCGCGGGCATCCCGGAGATCATGATCGGCGACACCCTGACCGACCCGGAGAACCCGAAGCCGCTGCCGCTGATCACGGTCGACGAGCCGGCCATCTCGATGACGATCGGGACCAACACCTCGCCGCTGGCCGGCCGGGTCAAGGGCACCAAGGTCACCGCCCGCCTGGTCAAGGACCGGCTGGACCGCGAGCTGATCGGCAACGTGTCGCTCAAGGTGCTGCCGACCGAGCGTCCCGACACCTGGGAGGTGCAGGGCCGTGGTGAGCTGGCGCTGGCCATCCTGGTCGAGCAGATGCGCCGCGAGGGCTACGAGCTGACCGTCGGCAAGCCGCAGGTGGTCACCCGCGAGATCAACGGCAAGCGGCACGAGCCGGTCGAGCGGCTGACGATCGACTGCCCGGAGGAGTACCTCGGGACGGTCACCCAGCTGCTCGCGGTCCGCAAGGGCCGGATGGAGCAGATGACCAACCACGGCACCGGCTGGGTCCGGATGGAGTTCCTGGTCCCGGCGCGTGGCCTGATCGGCTTCCGGACCGAGTTCCTCACCGACACCCGCGGGACCGGGATCGCGCACCACGTGTTCGAGGGCTACGAGCCGTGGTTCGGCGAGCTGCGCACGCGCCCGTCGGGCTCGCTGGTCTCCGACCGCACCGGCGTCACCACGTCGTACGCGATGGTGAACCTGCAGGAGCGCGGCACGATGTTCTGCGAGCCCGGCACCGACGTGTACGAGGGCATGGTGATCGGCGAGAACTCGCGCGCCGACGACATGGACGTGAACATCACCCGTGAGAAGAAGATGACCAACGTCCGGTCGAACGCGGACGAGTTCGAGAAGCTGGTCCCGGCCCGCAAGCTCTCGCTGGAGCAGTCGCTGGAGTTCTGCCGCGAGGACGAGTGCGTCGAGGTGACCCCGGACGCGATCCGGATCCGCAAGGTCGCGCTGACCCAGGTCGAGCGCGCGAAGCTGGGCCGCAAGAACAAGGCCTGA
- a CDS encoding L,D-transpeptidase, whose protein sequence is MGILRKLGATTTAVAMLGVGVFAATGSAGAAPAAKPATTAKAVVVQAAAPAAKKPAKPAGKFVLVPGKLRLDKRCMTGRIICVNKKTRKVAFLYNGKLLATGDARFGAPRTPTRNGFFKLQRKSKNHVSSIYKSPMPYAMFFSGGQAIHYSSDFKARGYNGASHGCINMRDKNKIAWIFNRVKVGDRILVYSA, encoded by the coding sequence ATGGGGATTCTGCGTAAGCTCGGCGCCACCACGACGGCCGTCGCGATGCTGGGGGTCGGCGTGTTCGCCGCCACCGGTTCGGCAGGGGCCGCTCCGGCGGCCAAGCCGGCGACCACGGCCAAAGCTGTTGTAGTGCAGGCGGCGGCGCCGGCTGCGAAGAAACCGGCCAAACCGGCCGGGAAGTTCGTGCTCGTCCCCGGCAAGCTGCGCCTCGACAAGCGCTGCATGACCGGCCGCATCATCTGCGTCAACAAGAAGACCCGCAAGGTCGCGTTCCTGTACAACGGGAAGCTGCTGGCCACCGGTGACGCCCGCTTCGGCGCACCGCGGACGCCGACCCGCAACGGCTTCTTCAAGCTGCAGCGCAAGTCCAAGAACCACGTCTCGTCGATCTACAAGTCGCCGATGCCGTACGCGATGTTCTTCAGCGGCGGCCAGGCGATCCACTACTCGTCGGACTTCAAGGCCCGTGGCTACAACGGCGCCTCGCACGGCTGCATCAACATGCGCGACAAGAACAAGATCGCCTGGATCTTCAACCGGGTGAAGGTCGGCGACCGCATCCTGGTCTACAGCGCCTGA